A DNA window from Actinomadura luzonensis contains the following coding sequences:
- a CDS encoding aminotransferase-like domain-containing protein: MSDSSSSAELAARLRALVERLSPGDRLPSSRELVRGHQVGPATVSQAIATLAAEGLVVTRPGSGTYVAARARRRPNVADTAWQSVTLADRSVDTRLLTGAAPPAGTIPLDGGYLHRSLQPTQLLSAALARAARRPDAWDRAPAAGLEALRSVFAAMAGDGVSASDVLVTAGGQSALSMAFRAVAAPGDPVLMESPTYPGAIAAARAAGLRPVPVPMDADGLRPDLLADAFARTRARLLYCQPAFHNPTGAVLAPQRRRQVVDAARAAGAFVIEDDFARHLGHGAPVPPPLLADDRDGTVVHLTSLTKPAAPSLRIGALVARGPVMERLRATRLVDDFFVTRPLQEAALELLTSPKWERHVRALAGALRERCAALAAAVAHELPGWALTRLPAGGLHLWVRLPDDGDDVAAAETARRHGVAVSAGSRFFPAERPAAYVRLAFAATADRAELAEAARRLALSAR, translated from the coding sequence ATGTCCGACAGTAGCAGTTCGGCCGAGCTGGCGGCCAGGCTGCGGGCGCTGGTCGAGCGGCTGTCGCCGGGCGACCGGCTGCCCAGCAGCCGCGAGCTGGTCCGCGGCCACCAGGTCGGCCCCGCGACGGTGTCGCAGGCGATCGCCACGCTCGCCGCCGAGGGGCTGGTCGTCACCCGTCCGGGCAGCGGCACGTACGTGGCCGCCCGCGCCCGGCGCCGCCCCAACGTGGCCGACACCGCCTGGCAGAGCGTCACCCTCGCCGACCGCAGCGTCGACACCCGGCTCCTCACCGGCGCCGCGCCGCCCGCCGGCACGATCCCGCTGGACGGCGGCTACCTGCACCGGTCGTTGCAGCCCACGCAGCTGCTCAGCGCGGCGCTGGCCCGGGCCGCGCGCCGGCCCGACGCCTGGGACCGCGCGCCGGCCGCCGGCCTGGAAGCGCTGCGCAGCGTGTTCGCGGCGATGGCGGGCGACGGCGTGAGCGCGAGCGACGTCCTGGTGACGGCCGGCGGGCAGAGCGCCCTGTCCATGGCGTTCCGGGCCGTCGCGGCGCCGGGCGACCCGGTCCTGATGGAGTCGCCCACCTATCCGGGGGCGATCGCCGCCGCCCGGGCGGCCGGCCTGCGCCCGGTGCCGGTGCCGATGGACGCCGACGGCCTGCGCCCCGACCTCCTGGCCGACGCGTTCGCCAGGACCCGCGCGCGGCTGCTGTACTGCCAGCCGGCCTTCCACAACCCCACCGGCGCCGTGCTCGCGCCGCAGCGCCGCCGGCAGGTCGTCGACGCCGCGCGGGCGGCGGGCGCGTTCGTGATCGAGGACGACTTCGCCCGCCACCTCGGCCACGGCGCGCCGGTGCCGCCGCCCCTGCTGGCCGACGACCGCGACGGCACCGTGGTCCACCTGACCTCGCTCACCAAGCCGGCGGCGCCGAGCCTGCGCATCGGCGCCCTGGTGGCGCGCGGCCCGGTGATGGAGCGCCTGCGCGCCACCCGCCTGGTCGACGACTTCTTCGTCACCCGCCCGCTCCAGGAGGCTGCGCTGGAACTGCTCACCTCCCCCAAGTGGGAGCGCCACGTGCGGGCCCTGGCCGGCGCGCTGCGGGAGCGGTGCGCGGCGCTGGCGGCCGCCGTCGCGCACGAGCTGCCGGGATGGGCCCTCACCCGCCTGCCCGCGGGCGGGCTGCACCTGTGGGTCCGGCTGCCGGACGACGGTGACGACGTCGCGGCCGCCGAGACGGCCCGCCGGCACGGCGTGGCGGTGAGCGCCGGCAGCCGCTTCTTCCCCGCCGAACGCCCGGCCGCCTACGTACGGCTCGCCTTCGCCGCCACCGCCGACCGCGCCGAGCTGGCCGAGGCGGCCCGCCGGCTCGCCCTGAGCGCTCGTTGA
- a CDS encoding aminotransferase class V-fold PLP-dependent enzyme, whose amino-acid sequence MRNDNSASVLAAESLLDVAALRADTPGADAVVHFNNAGCGLLAEPVLTALVEHVRLEAAMGGYEAAALRAEQVGAFYTEVAALIGCAPRNIAFAGSATHAFSTALSAIPFEAGDVILTTRNDFISNQIAFLSLRKRFGVRVVHAPDAPEGGVDVAAMGALMREHRPRLVAATHIPTNSGLVQPVAAIGRLCRELDLLYLVDACQSAGQYPIDVTEIGCDLLTATCRKFLRGPRGSGFLYVSDRVLRAGYEPLFIDMHGARWTEPDRYRPVDTAARFEEWEFPYATVLGCAAAVRYARRVGMDAVARRTPALAAVLRGRLAELPGVRVLDHGRQLGALVTFAVEGWEPEPFKAALDARRINSALSFRHFAQFDFGDKDVDWCLRLSPHYYNTEQEVDQVVAAVAELGTGA is encoded by the coding sequence ATGAGAAATGATAATAGCGCTTCCGTCCTGGCCGCAGAATCGCTTCTGGACGTCGCGGCCCTGCGCGCCGACACCCCCGGCGCCGACGCCGTCGTGCACTTCAACAACGCCGGCTGCGGCCTGCTCGCCGAGCCCGTGCTGACCGCCCTGGTCGAGCACGTCCGGCTGGAGGCGGCCATGGGCGGCTACGAGGCCGCGGCGCTGCGCGCCGAGCAGGTCGGCGCGTTCTACACCGAGGTCGCCGCGCTGATCGGCTGCGCTCCCCGGAACATCGCGTTCGCCGGTAGCGCCACCCACGCGTTCTCCACGGCCCTGTCGGCGATCCCGTTCGAGGCCGGCGACGTCATCCTCACCACCCGCAACGACTTCATCTCCAACCAGATCGCCTTCCTGTCGCTGCGCAAGCGCTTCGGCGTGCGCGTGGTGCACGCCCCCGACGCGCCCGAGGGCGGGGTGGACGTGGCCGCGATGGGCGCCCTCATGCGCGAGCACCGGCCCCGCCTGGTGGCCGCCACCCACATCCCCACCAACTCCGGCCTGGTCCAGCCGGTCGCCGCCATCGGCCGGCTCTGCCGCGAGCTGGACCTGCTGTACCTGGTGGACGCCTGCCAGTCCGCCGGCCAGTACCCGATCGACGTCACCGAGATCGGCTGCGACCTGCTCACCGCGACCTGCCGCAAGTTCCTGCGCGGCCCGCGCGGCTCGGGCTTCCTGTACGTGTCCGACCGCGTCCTGCGCGCCGGGTACGAGCCGCTGTTCATCGACATGCACGGCGCGCGCTGGACCGAGCCGGACCGGTACCGGCCCGTCGACACGGCGGCCAGGTTCGAGGAGTGGGAGTTCCCCTACGCGACCGTCCTCGGCTGCGCCGCCGCCGTCCGCTACGCCCGCCGGGTCGGCATGGACGCCGTCGCCCGCCGCACCCCGGCCCTGGCCGCCGTGCTGCGCGGCAGGCTCGCCGAGCTGCCCGGCGTCCGCGTGCTCGACCACGGCCGGCAGCTCGGCGCGCTGGTCACCTTCGCCGTCGAGGGCTGGGAGCCGGAGCCGTTCAAGGCCGCGCTGGACGCGCGGCGGATCAACTCGGCGCTCAGCTTCCGCCACTTCGCCCAGTTCGACTTCGGCGACAAGGACGTCGACTGGTGCCTGCGCCTGTCGCCGCACTACTACAACACCGAGCAGGAGGTGGACCAGGTCGTCGCGGCGGTCGCCGAGCTCGGCACGGGGGCCTGA
- a CDS encoding sulfotransferase family protein has protein sequence MALRVVGAGLPRTGTTSLQAALTRLLGAPCYHMQEVFGRPDDAAVWRDACEGALPDWDGFLGGYAAGVDWPVSWFWRELSAAYPDALVLLSRRESAERWYRSMDRTVLEGARRLTRGGASAAPPQMLAHVTPEQGRALRDMIRALFGGAFGDPDDPDQVIAAYERHLDEVRATVPAHRLLEWQPADGWEPLCAALGVPVPDEPFPHENTTADMQARMGRTDP, from the coding sequence ATGGCCTTACGAGTTGTGGGCGCGGGGCTTCCGCGTACGGGCACGACGTCGTTGCAGGCGGCGCTGACGCGGCTGCTCGGGGCGCCCTGCTATCACATGCAGGAGGTGTTCGGGCGGCCGGACGACGCCGCGGTCTGGCGCGACGCCTGCGAAGGAGCCCTGCCCGACTGGGACGGCTTCCTCGGGGGGTACGCGGCCGGGGTGGACTGGCCGGTGTCGTGGTTCTGGCGGGAACTGTCCGCGGCGTACCCGGACGCGCTGGTGCTGCTGTCACGGCGGGAGAGCGCCGAGCGCTGGTACCGGAGCATGGACCGGACGGTGCTGGAAGGCGCCCGCCGCCTCACGCGGGGCGGCGCCTCCGCCGCCCCGCCGCAGATGCTCGCGCACGTCACCCCCGAGCAGGGCCGCGCCCTGCGGGACATGATCCGCGCCCTGTTCGGCGGCGCGTTCGGCGACCCGGACGACCCCGACCAGGTCATCGCCGCCTACGAGCGGCACCTCGACGAGGTCCGCGCCACCGTGCCGGCGCACCGGCTGCTCGAATGGCAGCCGGCCGACGGCTGGGAGCCGCTGTGCGCCGCCCTCGGCGTCCCCGTTCCGGACGAGCCGTTCCCCCACGAGAACACGACGGCCGACATGCAGGCCCGCATGGGCCGCACCGACCCCTGA
- a CDS encoding FecCD family ABC transporter permease, giving the protein MRIVFRSGQLSSLRASLVIALLAGVLAVSVLLAIGLGAAAVPPQETVRLLWAAVTGGSIRADEVTAYQIIWQVRTPRVLLAVLVGAGLSVVGVAIQAMVRNALADPFVLGVSSGASAGAVLVAATGALTAFGVYAVSAGAFLGALLVSALVYLASRGAGGLSPLRLVLTGVAMAFGFQAVMSLIVYFVPDGESTSTVLFWSMGGFGAATWGALPVVAVAVTGTVVALRRSARRLDVLALGDETSVTLGVDTAGFRRGLFVLTSLATGAMVAVSGAIGFVGLVMPHLVRLWTGAAHLRVLTVAPFAGAIFMVWADLVARTLVAPRELPLGVITALVGVPVFVVLLRRRGYLFGGR; this is encoded by the coding sequence ATGAGAATCGTTTTCAGGAGTGGGCAGTTGAGTTCGTTACGCGCGTCGCTGGTCATCGCCCTGCTGGCCGGCGTGCTCGCGGTGTCGGTGCTGCTGGCGATCGGCCTGGGCGCGGCGGCGGTGCCGCCGCAGGAGACGGTGCGGTTGCTGTGGGCGGCCGTGACCGGCGGCTCGATCAGGGCGGACGAGGTCACCGCGTACCAGATCATCTGGCAGGTCCGCACCCCGCGCGTGCTGCTGGCGGTGCTGGTCGGGGCCGGGTTGAGCGTGGTCGGCGTGGCGATCCAGGCGATGGTCCGCAACGCGCTGGCGGACCCGTTCGTGCTCGGCGTGTCGTCCGGGGCGTCCGCGGGGGCGGTGCTGGTCGCCGCCACGGGCGCGCTCACCGCGTTCGGCGTGTACGCGGTGTCGGCCGGCGCGTTCCTCGGGGCGCTGCTCGTCTCCGCGCTGGTCTACCTGGCCTCGCGCGGCGCCGGCGGGCTGTCGCCGCTGCGGCTGGTGCTCACCGGCGTGGCGATGGCGTTCGGCTTCCAGGCGGTGATGAGCCTGATCGTGTACTTCGTCCCGGACGGCGAGTCGACGAGCACGGTGCTGTTCTGGTCGATGGGCGGCTTCGGCGCGGCGACGTGGGGCGCGCTGCCGGTGGTGGCGGTCGCCGTGACCGGCACCGTCGTGGCGCTGCGCCGCTCCGCCCGCCGCCTGGACGTGCTCGCCCTCGGCGACGAGACGTCCGTGACCCTGGGCGTGGACACGGCCGGGTTCCGCCGGGGCCTGTTCGTGCTGACGTCGCTGGCGACCGGCGCGATGGTCGCGGTCAGCGGCGCGATCGGCTTCGTCGGGCTGGTGATGCCGCACCTGGTACGCCTGTGGACGGGGGCGGCGCACCTGCGGGTGCTCACCGTCGCGCCGTTCGCCGGAGCGATCTTCATGGTGTGGGCCGACCTGGTCGCCCGCACGCTGGTCGCGCCGCGCGAGCTGCCGCTCGGCGTGATCACCGCGCTGGTGGGCGTGCCCGTCTTCGTGGTGCTGCTGCGCCGCCGCGGCTACCTGTTCGGCGGGCGCTGA
- a CDS encoding ABC transporter ATP-binding protein — protein MGRLLLDGLSVSIGGAAVVEDLALAVEAGQVVGLVGPNGSGKTTALRCVYRALRPTGGAVWIDGNDVARMPLPASARLVAALTQEGRADLDFTVEETVALGRAPHLRGNQALSARERELCRAAMARMEVLHLAGRGVLSLSGGERQRVLVARALVQEPRVLVLDEPTNHLDLHHQIRLLAMLKGAGLSVLVTLHDLNLAASACDRLAVLSRGRLVAGGPPADVLTEDLLREVFGVRASVVPHPLTGVPQVLYDLAAATPTDKEGSSG, from the coding sequence ATGGGCCGGCTGCTGCTGGACGGGCTCTCGGTGTCCATCGGCGGCGCCGCCGTCGTCGAGGACCTGGCGCTCGCGGTCGAGGCGGGACAGGTGGTGGGGCTGGTCGGGCCCAACGGCTCGGGGAAGACGACGGCCCTGCGCTGCGTGTACCGGGCGTTGCGGCCGACGGGCGGCGCCGTCTGGATCGACGGGAACGACGTGGCGCGCATGCCGCTGCCCGCCAGCGCCCGCCTGGTCGCCGCGCTCACCCAGGAGGGACGGGCCGACCTCGACTTCACGGTCGAGGAGACCGTCGCCCTCGGCCGCGCCCCCCACCTGCGCGGCAACCAGGCGCTCAGCGCCCGCGAGCGCGAGCTGTGCCGCGCGGCGATGGCGCGGATGGAGGTGCTGCACCTGGCCGGGCGCGGCGTGCTGTCGTTGTCCGGCGGCGAGCGCCAGCGCGTGCTGGTCGCCCGCGCGCTCGTCCAGGAGCCGCGGGTGCTGGTGCTCGACGAGCCGACCAACCACCTCGACCTGCACCACCAGATCAGGCTGCTGGCCATGCTGAAGGGCGCCGGGCTGAGCGTGCTGGTCACCCTGCACGACCTCAATCTCGCCGCCTCCGCCTGCGACCGGCTGGCGGTGTTGTCCCGCGGGCGCCTCGTCGCCGGCGGGCCGCCCGCCGACGTCCTGACCGAGGACCTGCTGCGCGAGGTCTTCGGCGTGCGGGCGAGCGTCGTGCCGCACCCGCTGACCGGCGTCCCGCAGGTGCTCTACGACCTGGCCGCCGCCACCCCCACCGACAAGGAAGGAAGCTCCGGATGA
- a CDS encoding ABC transporter substrate-binding protein: MKTPTVAALLAATLLLAGCGAQVAGGGDAARTVTVKRCGEDVEYTTPRRAVVYEGGSADKLFALGLTRHVHGYVMPPANPPVTESPWAGEYAKVKFLSDDLLNRELVVDAKADLVVAGWRSGFSDQRGITPAILDGLRIQSFMHTESCFNYPGHPERVTPFEALYTDLERLGRIFGVEDRARDLVAGYRARVEAVRAQAPGGEPTPVFLYDSGTDKPFTAGSQVPPNDIIRFAGGRNIFAGLDARWSEVTWEAVVRGRPEVIIILDYGDRPAAEKIRFLKEFPATSKLPAVVNDRFYVLDYNEGISGPRNIDGLEGFAKYVRDRKA, encoded by the coding sequence ATGAAGACACCCACCGTCGCCGCGCTCCTGGCGGCCACGCTCCTGCTGGCCGGCTGCGGCGCGCAGGTGGCGGGCGGCGGCGACGCCGCCCGCACGGTCACCGTCAAGAGGTGCGGCGAGGACGTCGAGTACACCACGCCGCGCCGCGCGGTCGTCTACGAGGGCGGCAGCGCCGACAAGCTGTTCGCCCTCGGGCTCACGCGGCACGTGCACGGCTACGTGATGCCGCCCGCGAACCCGCCGGTCACCGAGTCCCCGTGGGCCGGCGAGTACGCCAAGGTCAAGTTCCTCAGCGACGACCTGCTCAACCGCGAGCTGGTCGTGGACGCCAAGGCCGACCTCGTCGTCGCCGGCTGGCGCTCCGGCTTCAGCGACCAGCGCGGCATCACCCCCGCCATCCTCGACGGCCTGAGGATCCAGAGCTTCATGCACACCGAGTCGTGCTTCAACTATCCCGGCCACCCCGAACGGGTCACCCCGTTCGAGGCGCTCTACACCGACCTGGAACGCCTCGGCCGGATCTTCGGGGTCGAGGACCGCGCCCGCGACCTGGTCGCCGGCTACCGCGCGCGCGTCGAGGCGGTCCGCGCGCAGGCGCCCGGGGGCGAGCCGACCCCCGTCTTCCTCTACGACTCGGGCACCGACAAGCCGTTCACCGCCGGCAGCCAGGTGCCGCCCAACGACATCATCCGCTTCGCCGGCGGCCGCAACATCTTCGCCGGCCTGGACGCCCGCTGGAGCGAGGTCACCTGGGAAGCGGTCGTGCGCGGCCGGCCGGAGGTCATCATCATCCTCGACTACGGCGACCGGCCGGCCGCCGAGAAGATCAGGTTCCTGAAGGAGTTCCCCGCCACCAGCAAGCTGCCCGCCGTGGTCAACGACCGCTTCTACGTCCTGGACTACAACGAGGGCATCAGCGGGCCGCGCAACATCGACGGCCTGGAGGGGTTCGCGAAGTACGTGCGTGACCGCAAGGCATGA
- a CDS encoding ABC transporter ATP-binding protein/permease, with product MELFTPTLDWGSELWASLEWIATTWAIAALCTVGVLALIGRLTTWGRQFWRVTGAYFTGPGRGRVWVRLGALLLSVVVGVRLSVLFSYQGNDMLSALQVAVQGVAVGNAPMRASGERGFWTSLLIFCVLAAAHIARLLLDLSLLQRFALAWRAWLTDRLTGDWLDGRAYYRSRFIDGTIDNPDQRIQSDIDVVTAGYGPLPNLPSNGGTSGTLLFGAISAITSMVSFTSILWNLSGTLTVLGADLPKAMFWIGLVYVLIATVVAFRIGKPIIWLAFRNEKYNAAFRYALVRLRDAAEAVAFYRGEVAERAGLRRLFAPVVANYKRYLNRTVGFNAWNLTISQSIVPLPYLLQAPRLFAAEIRLGDLNQSASAFNEIQSGLSFFRNAYDAFAGYRAAIIRLHALVVADEQARALPEVTTLPSAGDEVRLHGVEVRTPDARQLLQPLDLRLGTGDTLVVSGPSGSGKTTLLRSLAELWPFTTGTLVRPCGPNETMFLSQLPYVPLGDLRAVVTYPGEEGSVDDKTLRDTLCEVALPHLADRLDEVQDWAKVLSPGEQQRVAFARILLTRPKVVFLDESTSALNEDLEFRLYRLVRTELPGTIVVSVSHRSTAMQHHTQELELLGDGGWRLRPLKDGEPETYRL from the coding sequence ATGGAGTTGTTCACCCCTACGCTCGACTGGGGCTCCGAGCTCTGGGCGTCACTGGAATGGATCGCCACCACCTGGGCGATCGCCGCGCTCTGCACCGTGGGCGTCCTCGCGCTGATCGGCCGCCTCACCACCTGGGGCAGGCAGTTCTGGCGGGTCACCGGCGCGTACTTCACCGGCCCCGGACGCGGCAGGGTCTGGGTCCGGCTCGGCGCGCTCCTGCTGTCGGTGGTCGTCGGCGTCCGGCTGAGCGTGCTGTTCAGCTACCAGGGCAACGACATGTTGTCCGCCCTGCAGGTCGCGGTCCAGGGCGTCGCCGTCGGCAACGCGCCGATGCGCGCCTCCGGCGAGCGCGGCTTCTGGACGTCCCTGCTGATCTTCTGCGTGCTGGCGGCGGCGCACATCGCCCGGCTGCTGCTGGACCTGTCCCTGCTGCAGCGCTTCGCGCTGGCCTGGCGCGCCTGGCTGACCGACCGGCTGACCGGCGACTGGCTCGACGGCCGGGCCTACTACCGCTCGCGCTTCATCGACGGCACCATCGACAACCCCGACCAGCGCATCCAGTCCGACATCGACGTCGTCACCGCCGGCTACGGGCCGCTGCCCAACCTGCCGAGCAACGGGGGCACGTCCGGCACGCTGCTGTTCGGCGCGATCTCCGCGATCACCTCGATGGTCTCCTTCACCTCGATCCTGTGGAACCTCTCGGGCACCCTGACCGTCCTCGGGGCCGACCTTCCGAAGGCGATGTTCTGGATCGGGCTGGTCTACGTGCTCATCGCCACCGTCGTCGCGTTCCGGATCGGCAAGCCGATCATCTGGCTGGCCTTCCGCAACGAGAAGTACAACGCCGCCTTCCGCTACGCCCTGGTCCGGCTGCGCGACGCGGCGGAGGCGGTCGCGTTCTACCGTGGCGAGGTCGCCGAGCGCGCGGGGCTGCGACGGTTGTTCGCCCCCGTCGTCGCCAACTACAAGCGGTACCTGAACAGGACCGTCGGCTTCAACGCCTGGAACCTCACGATCAGCCAGAGCATCGTGCCGCTGCCCTACCTGCTGCAGGCGCCCCGGCTGTTCGCCGCCGAGATCCGCCTCGGCGACCTCAACCAGTCGGCCTCGGCGTTCAACGAGATCCAGAGCGGTCTGTCGTTCTTCAGGAACGCCTACGACGCCTTCGCCGGCTACCGGGCGGCGATCATCCGGCTGCACGCCCTGGTCGTCGCCGACGAGCAGGCGCGGGCGCTGCCGGAGGTGACGACGCTGCCCAGCGCCGGCGACGAGGTGCGGCTGCACGGCGTCGAGGTGCGCACGCCCGACGCGCGGCAGCTCCTCCAGCCGCTCGACCTGCGGCTGGGGACGGGCGACACGCTGGTCGTCAGCGGGCCGTCGGGCAGCGGCAAGACCACGCTGCTGCGCAGCCTCGCCGAGCTGTGGCCGTTCACCACCGGCACCCTGGTGCGGCCGTGCGGGCCGAACGAGACGATGTTCCTGTCGCAGCTGCCGTACGTGCCGCTGGGCGACCTGCGCGCCGTCGTCACCTACCCCGGCGAGGAGGGCTCGGTCGACGACAAGACGCTGCGCGACACCCTGTGCGAGGTCGCGCTGCCGCACCTGGCGGACCGGCTCGACGAGGTGCAGGACTGGGCCAAGGTGCTCTCCCCCGGCGAGCAGCAGCGCGTCGCCTTCGCCCGGATCCTGCTGACCAGGCCGAAGGTGGTGTTCCTGGACGAGTCCACCTCCGCCCTCAACGAGGACCTGGAGTTCCGGCTGTACCGGCTGGTGCGGACGGAGCTGCCCGGCACCATCGTCGTCAGCGTCAGCCACCGCTCGACCGCGATGCAGCACCACACCCAGGAGCTCGAACTGCTCGGCGACGGCGGCTGGCGCCTCCGGCCCCTGAAGGACGGCGAGCCCGAGACCTACCGGCTGTGA
- a CDS encoding helix-turn-helix transcriptional regulator, which translates to MREETVIAAGDGFAVRRVTMRATTPAWTDPDMSPGYHVVLVRAGVFRARVGGDVLLAEPATAYVGDPGRERSIAHAAGRRDAWTAISLAEEAMHELTGGARPAGAFPVTGRLAVRHRALVAGARRPADGFELAERTARLVGDLLREAPGGGPARAGGGAERPGGRAERPGGRAERAAGLVEGARELLALDPRDLGLREVARRVGCSPYHLSRVFHRETGMTLSRYRNRMRVLLALDAIEDGHRDLAGLAAELGFADHAHLTRTVRRECGHPPRELRRLLARD; encoded by the coding sequence GTGCGCGAGGAGACGGTGATCGCGGCCGGGGACGGGTTCGCGGTGCGGCGGGTCACGATGCGGGCGACGACCCCCGCGTGGACGGATCCCGACATGTCGCCCGGCTATCACGTGGTGCTGGTCCGGGCCGGCGTCTTCCGCGCCCGCGTCGGCGGCGACGTCCTGCTGGCCGAGCCGGCCACGGCGTACGTGGGGGACCCGGGCAGGGAGCGGAGCATCGCCCACGCCGCCGGGCGGCGGGACGCCTGGACCGCGATCTCGCTCGCCGAGGAGGCCATGCACGAGCTGACCGGCGGGGCGCGGCCGGCCGGGGCGTTCCCGGTCACCGGCCGGCTCGCGGTGCGGCACCGCGCGCTGGTCGCCGGCGCCCGGCGGCCCGCCGACGGTTTCGAGCTGGCCGAGCGCACCGCCCGCCTCGTCGGCGACCTGCTGCGCGAAGCCCCCGGCGGCGGACCGGCGCGGGCGGGCGGCGGAGCGGAACGGCCCGGCGGCCGAGCAGAACGGCCCGGCGGCCGAGCGGAACGGGCGGCGGGGCTGGTGGAGGGGGCGCGGGAGCTGCTGGCGCTGGACCCGCGCGACCTCGGCCTGCGCGAGGTCGCCCGGCGCGTCGGCTGCTCGCCGTACCACCTCAGCCGGGTCTTCCACCGCGAGACCGGGATGACCCTGAGCCGGTACCGCAACCGGATGCGGGTGCTCCTGGCCCTGGACGCCATCGAGGACGGCCACCGCGACCTCGCCGGTCTCGCCGCCGAGCTGGGCTTCGCCGACCACGCGCACCTGACCAGGACGGTGCGGCGGGAGTGCGGGCACCCGCCGCGCGAGCTGCGCCGGCTGCTGGCCCGCGACTGA
- a CDS encoding nuclear transport factor 2 family protein has product MPDDAVRRVFQVVDSSDPDAFTALLAEDATLVFGNAEPTTGREAVAVALRAFFATIGGLRHRIVRTWHVGADTIAETEVTYRRLDGKDVSAAAVSIWRTRDDGLITDYRIFVDLAPVYAA; this is encoded by the coding sequence ATGCCCGACGACGCGGTACGACGTGTGTTCCAGGTGGTGGACTCGTCCGATCCGGACGCGTTCACGGCGTTGCTGGCGGAGGACGCCACGCTGGTGTTCGGCAACGCCGAGCCGACGACCGGCCGCGAGGCCGTCGCGGTCGCGTTGCGGGCGTTCTTCGCCACCATCGGCGGCCTGCGGCACCGGATCGTCAGGACCTGGCACGTCGGCGCCGACACCATCGCCGAGACCGAGGTGACCTACCGGCGGCTCGACGGCAAGGACGTCAGCGCCGCCGCCGTGTCGATCTGGCGGACCCGCGACGACGGCCTGATCACGGACTACCGGATCTTCGTCGACCTCGCGCCCGTCTACGCGGCCTAG
- a CDS encoding C39 family peptidase, whose translation MRRLLTALLAVLTGTVLAVVAGPALPAAAGIWHEYPSPANRTCSETRVHNGTAYQVCLEFNYARTQVRAVAFVNPGAYTNFQVNLRLWFGGDGPDISDSCPTMTTNASRACYTAFTDLRRPYVVTEAKFGIAGSWQLPVRALDMRLSAKQQEKANWCGPGVVQTTLATIGVSAPPQSELADGLQTDETLFGATMPGRIPGVINSYLPASDWQYKWEEIYVANGQTYEAGIDRIVTSLSRGRPVMILVIPGKLPWWNSATPLVRHYLTIHGYGGVVGGDGSVRPSTFKVADPADGSEHSINVDKLLLDNANLAWNWVDTVAIVRT comes from the coding sequence ATGCGAAGACTCCTCACCGCGCTGCTCGCGGTCCTGACCGGGACGGTGCTCGCCGTCGTCGCCGGGCCCGCGCTGCCCGCGGCGGCCGGCATCTGGCACGAGTACCCGTCGCCGGCGAACCGGACCTGCAGCGAGACCCGCGTCCACAACGGCACCGCCTACCAGGTCTGCCTGGAGTTCAACTACGCCCGCACGCAGGTCCGCGCCGTCGCCTTCGTCAACCCGGGCGCGTACACGAACTTCCAGGTCAACCTGCGGCTCTGGTTCGGCGGGGACGGGCCCGACATCTCCGACTCGTGCCCCACGATGACCACCAACGCCAGCCGGGCCTGCTACACCGCGTTCACCGACCTCAGGCGCCCCTACGTCGTCACCGAGGCCAAGTTCGGCATCGCCGGCTCGTGGCAGCTCCCCGTCCGGGCCCTGGACATGCGGCTGTCCGCCAAGCAGCAGGAAAAGGCCAACTGGTGCGGGCCCGGCGTCGTGCAGACCACGCTCGCCACGATCGGGGTCTCCGCCCCGCCCCAGTCCGAGCTGGCCGACGGGCTGCAGACCGACGAGACCCTGTTCGGCGCGACCATGCCCGGCCGGATCCCCGGCGTGATCAACTCCTACCTGCCCGCCTCCGACTGGCAGTACAAGTGGGAGGAGATCTACGTCGCCAACGGGCAGACGTACGAGGCGGGCATCGACAGGATCGTCACGTCCCTGTCGCGCGGCCGGCCGGTGATGATCCTGGTGATCCCGGGCAAGCTGCCCTGGTGGAACTCCGCCACGCCGCTCGTCCGGCACTACCTGACCATCCACGGCTACGGCGGCGTGGTCGGCGGCGACGGGTCGGTGCGCCCCTCGACGTTCAAGGTCGCCGACCCGGCGGACGGCAGCGAGCACTCCATCAACGTGGACAAGCTGCTGCTGGACAACGCCAACCTGGCCTGGAACTGGGTCGACACCGTCGCCATCGTGCGCACCTGA